Proteins from one Telopea speciosissima isolate NSW1024214 ecotype Mountain lineage chromosome 1, Tspe_v1, whole genome shotgun sequence genomic window:
- the LOC122659327 gene encoding ubiquitin C-terminal hydrolase 12-like, producing the protein MKYSNPYMLVYIRESDKEKIVCNVDEEDIAKHLRVRYSLWKKEQEEKEHKKREKAEGHFYTIIKVAQDADLIMQIARDIYFDLVDHDKVKCFRIPKQIPFIIFKVYSKCLHCISGSLASRYSALLS; encoded by the exons ATGAAATACTCCAATCCCTACATGCTTGTCTATATACGTGAAAGTGACAAGGAGAAAATAGTTTGTAACGTGGATGAGGAGGACATTGCTAAACACCTTAGGGTAAGATACTCGTTGTGGAAGAAAGAACAGGAAGAAAAGGAGCACAAGAAGAGGGAAAAGGCAGAGGGTCATTTTTATACAATCATAAAG GTTGCACAAGATGCGGATCTCATTATGCAGATTGCGAGGGATATTTATTTTGATCTTGTGGATCATGATAAAGTCAAGTGCTTCCGTATTCCAAAACAAATTCCTTTTATCATTTTCAAGGTATACAGTAAGTGTTTGCATTGTATCTCAGGAAGTTTAGCCTCTAGGTACAGCGCTTTGTTGAGTTGA